The proteins below come from a single Herpetosiphonaceae bacterium genomic window:
- the phoU gene encoding phosphate signaling complex protein PhoU, with amino-acid sequence MNRQFFQDQLDRLMNDTLALGSRVEEALAQSLHAVKTNDLDLMQRIINDDKHINAAAQALHERCLTLIARQQPMAGDLREISVVLSLLPELERMADHAATCSKIGRRMNAEPSFVPLMSMGGIFPSAIPEMGERVLRLLQAGLDALARRDAAYAEQLCRDDDEIDHLYRRLFRETIELARTQPDYSDEAIHLLTLAHNLERIGDRVTNLAEQVIFLLRGEIVELNT; translated from the coding sequence ATGAACCGGCAATTTTTTCAAGACCAACTGGACCGGCTGATGAACGACACGCTGGCGCTGGGCAGCCGTGTCGAAGAAGCGCTCGCCCAGTCCCTGCACGCGGTCAAGACCAACGATCTTGATCTGATGCAGCGCATCATCAACGACGACAAGCATATCAACGCGGCGGCGCAGGCGCTCCACGAGCGCTGCCTGACGTTGATTGCGCGACAGCAGCCCATGGCGGGCGATCTGCGTGAGATCAGCGTTGTGCTGAGCTTGCTGCCGGAGCTGGAGCGCATGGCCGATCATGCCGCGACGTGCTCCAAGATCGGGCGGCGCATGAACGCGGAGCCGAGCTTTGTGCCGTTGATGTCGATGGGTGGTATCTTCCCCTCGGCGATCCCTGAGATGGGCGAGCGCGTGCTGCGCCTGCTTCAGGCGGGGCTGGATGCGCTGGCGCGGCGCGACGCCGCCTATGCCGAGCAGCTCTGCCGTGACGACGACGAGATCGACCACCTCTATCGGCGGCTGTTCCGCGAGACGATCGAGCTTGCGCGCACGCAGCCCGATTACAGCGATGAGGCGATCCATCTGCTGACGCTGGCGCATAATCTCGAACGCATCGGCGATCGAGTCACAAACCTGGCCGAGCAGGTGATCTTCTTGCTGCGCGGCGAGATCGTCGAGCTGAATACGTGA
- the phoU gene encoding phosphate signaling complex protein PhoU — translation MPRPYYDLQLRELQDDLLRLASQVESSIVRAVGALRAQDVDEARSIIAEDDMIDRAQYAIEDKALHVIARQAPLAADLRLISAVISIASELERMGDYAEGIAEITIRGAHEPLLKPLVDIPRMAETSQRMLREALDAFVRRDAEAARRLASEDDQVDQLTTVIQNDLLKHMIEYPANTERALHLMFVAHNLERVADRATNIAERVIFLVTGEVVDLND, via the coding sequence ATGCCGCGCCCATATTACGATCTACAGCTCCGCGAGCTTCAAGACGATCTGCTGCGCCTCGCCAGCCAGGTCGAATCCTCGATTGTTCGGGCGGTCGGTGCGCTGCGCGCGCAGGATGTGGACGAAGCGCGTAGCATCATCGCCGAAGACGACATGATCGATCGTGCGCAGTACGCGATTGAAGATAAGGCGCTGCATGTGATCGCCCGTCAAGCGCCGCTTGCCGCCGACTTACGGCTGATTAGCGCGGTCATCTCGATCGCCAGCGAGCTGGAGCGGATGGGAGATTACGCCGAGGGAATTGCTGAGATCACCATCCGTGGCGCGCACGAGCCGCTGCTCAAGCCGCTGGTGGATATTCCGCGCATGGCCGAGACATCGCAGCGGATGCTCCGGGAAGCGCTAGATGCCTTTGTCAGGCGTGACGCCGAGGCCGCGCGGCGTCTGGCGAGCGAAGACGATCAGGTCGATCAGCTGACCACCGTGATTCAAAATGATTTGCTCAAGCATATGATCGAGTATCCCGCGAACACCGAGCGCGCGCTGCACCTGATGTTCGTGGCGCATAACCTGGAACGGGTGGCCGACCGTGCTACCAATATCGCCGAGCGTGTCATCTTTCTTGTCACCGGCGAGGTGGTAGATCTCAATGATTAG
- the recG gene encoding ATP-dependent DNA helicase RecG gives MDTREQIIQLGKCLAAEAQAGYIDAVKGGLDAFLAEWAAAANGALEIPAVQAALVRLRGYAALEPDDRRARLDESLAQLRALFSKERAEPAARAKAARTKAPAAKAPAPREPLTLESPLSAFPGIGPSLAKAFVRLRVRTVEDLLYHFPHRYDDYSSRTTIAELTVGATETVVGDIAEVKTFNTRTSLGGVNVVIQDDTGALQITFFGQRWLVNQLKLGDRIVVSGKVGAFNGRLQMNSPKWEPYREDALIHAGRLVPVHPLTKGMYERNVRTTIKKVIDAAVPLVREYVPDEVRERARLIPLDQALAQVHFPDDHKRLALARYRLGFDEFLFIQLGVLQRKQLWQGVPGYRLDLHHDVHSDFLSRLPFQLTGAQTRALDEIFVDLQHPVPMARLVQGDVGSGKTVVAAAALLQAIANGFQGALMAPTEILAEQHYRGLKRILSQVRVPRDAKDLAEHSSEWKQRIEPEQLKRMQELKRLLGMSDEEDMDGAGVRVALLTGSLKTKERRRVLESIAKGEVDLVIGTHALIQEGVLYNSLGLVVIDEQHRFGVEQRERLKSKGHNPHLLVMTATPIPRTLALSIYGDLDASVIDERPPGRQPIKTRWIRKAEVAKAHKHIRKEVAAGRQAFVICPLVEESEKLELASAVETQEYLQYEVFPDLRIGLVHGRMSQVEKDEVMTAFRDRAFDILVATAVVEVGIDVPNATTILILGAERFGLAQLHQFRGRVGRGAHQSYCIVVSDVENDVTEQRLRALEESEDGFVLADVDLKLRGPGEFFGRRQSGTPDLKMAEWGDTRLLHAARLEAERILLQDRSLEQPAHALLKDKVATFWAKAGDAS, from the coding sequence ATGGATACACGCGAACAGATCATCCAACTTGGTAAATGTCTGGCGGCGGAGGCGCAGGCGGGCTATATCGACGCGGTCAAGGGCGGCCTGGATGCCTTTCTCGCCGAGTGGGCAGCCGCAGCCAACGGCGCGCTAGAGATCCCGGCGGTGCAGGCGGCGCTCGTGCGGCTGCGCGGCTACGCGGCGCTCGAGCCCGACGATCGGCGGGCGCGGCTCGACGAATCGCTGGCGCAGTTGCGTGCGCTCTTCAGCAAGGAGCGCGCGGAGCCAGCCGCCAGGGCCAAAGCGGCCAGGACCAAAGCGCCTGCCGCGAAAGCGCCCGCTCCACGCGAGCCGCTGACTCTTGAGTCGCCGCTGTCGGCGTTTCCCGGCATCGGGCCTTCGCTGGCAAAAGCGTTTGTGCGGCTGCGCGTGCGCACCGTCGAGGATCTGCTCTATCATTTTCCGCATCGCTACGACGATTACTCATCGCGCACGACGATCGCCGAGCTGACCGTGGGAGCGACCGAGACGGTCGTCGGCGACATCGCCGAGGTCAAGACCTTCAACACGCGCACGAGTCTTGGCGGCGTGAACGTGGTGATTCAAGATGATACCGGCGCGCTCCAGATCACCTTTTTCGGCCAGAGGTGGCTGGTCAACCAGCTCAAGCTCGGCGATCGTATCGTGGTCAGCGGCAAGGTCGGCGCGTTCAACGGGCGGCTCCAGATGAATAGCCCCAAGTGGGAGCCGTACCGCGAGGATGCCCTGATTCACGCCGGACGCCTGGTGCCGGTCCATCCGCTGACCAAAGGCATGTACGAGCGCAACGTGCGCACCACGATCAAAAAGGTGATCGACGCGGCGGTGCCGCTGGTGCGCGAATACGTGCCCGATGAGGTCCGCGAGCGGGCCAGGCTGATCCCGCTGGACCAGGCGCTGGCGCAGGTCCATTTTCCCGACGATCACAAACGCTTGGCGCTGGCGCGCTACCGGCTGGGCTTCGACGAGTTTCTGTTTATTCAGCTTGGCGTGCTCCAGCGCAAGCAGCTCTGGCAGGGCGTGCCCGGCTACAGGCTCGATCTGCACCACGATGTCCACAGCGATTTCTTGTCGCGGCTGCCGTTCCAACTGACGGGCGCGCAGACTCGCGCGCTGGACGAGATCTTCGTCGATCTGCAACATCCCGTGCCGATGGCGCGGCTGGTCCAGGGCGATGTCGGATCGGGCAAGACGGTGGTCGCGGCTGCCGCGCTGCTTCAGGCCATCGCCAACGGCTTTCAGGGCGCGCTGATGGCACCGACCGAGATTCTGGCCGAGCAGCACTACCGGGGCTTGAAGCGAATTCTCAGCCAGGTGCGCGTGCCGCGCGACGCCAAGGACCTGGCCGAGCACAGCAGCGAGTGGAAGCAGCGCATCGAGCCGGAGCAGCTCAAGCGCATGCAGGAGCTAAAGCGGCTGCTCGGCATGAGCGACGAAGAAGATATGGACGGCGCGGGCGTGCGCGTGGCGCTGCTGACCGGCTCGCTCAAGACCAAGGAGCGGCGGCGGGTGCTGGAAAGCATCGCGAAGGGAGAGGTCGACCTGGTGATCGGCACGCACGCGCTGATTCAGGAGGGTGTGCTCTATAACAGCCTGGGCCTGGTCGTGATCGATGAGCAGCACCGCTTTGGCGTCGAGCAGCGCGAGCGGCTCAAAAGTAAGGGCCACAACCCACACCTGCTGGTGATGACCGCCACGCCGATCCCGCGTACGCTGGCGCTGTCGATCTACGGCGATCTGGATGCCTCGGTGATCGACGAGCGACCGCCGGGCCGTCAGCCGATCAAGACCAGATGGATTCGCAAAGCCGAGGTCGCCAAGGCCCACAAGCATATCCGCAAGGAGGTTGCGGCGGGACGGCAGGCCTTTGTGATCTGCCCGCTGGTCGAGGAGAGCGAGAAGCTGGAGCTGGCCTCGGCGGTCGAGACGCAGGAATATTTGCAGTACGAGGTCTTTCCCGATCTGCGGATTGGGCTGGTTCATGGCCGGATGAGCCAGGTCGAAAAAGATGAGGTCATGACGGCTTTCCGCGACCGAGCGTTCGATATTCTGGTCGCCACGGCGGTCGTCGAGGTCGGCATCGACGTGCCCAACGCGACGACGATCCTGATCCTGGGCGCCGAGCGCTTCGGATTGGCGCAGCTTCACCAGTTTCGCGGTCGCGTCGGGCGTGGCGCGCACCAGTCGTACTGCATCGTCGTCTCGGATGTGGAGAACGACGTCACCGAGCAGCGGTTGCGGGCGCTGGAAGAGAGCGAGGACGGCTTTGTGCTGGCCGACGTCGATCTCAAGCTGCGCGGGCCGGGCGAGTTCTTCGGGCGGCGACAAAGCGGCACGCCCGATCTCAAGATGGCCGAGTGGGGCGATACCCGTCTGCTGCATGCCGCCAGGCTAGAGGCGGAACGAATCTTGCTGCAAGATCGATCGCTTGAGCAGCCTGCGCACGCGCTGCTGAAAGACAAAGTTGCGACATTCTGGGCCAAAGCTGGCGACGCCAGTTGA
- a CDS encoding ribbon-helix-helix domain-containing protein, whose protein sequence is MMKTIQMTIDEPLLTEVDQVITELHTTRSAFIREALKAAIQHHTIQKLEQQHAQGYAQYPVDPGEVDEWADEQDWGAE, encoded by the coding sequence ATGATGAAAACGATTCAAATGACGATTGACGAGCCACTGCTGACCGAAGTCGATCAGGTGATTACAGAGCTTCACACAACTCGTTCTGCCTTTATACGTGAGGCGCTAAAGGCGGCGATCCAACATCACACGATCCAGAAATTAGAGCAGCAGCACGCACAAGGCTATGCGCAATATCCAGTAGATCCAGGCGAAGTGGACGAGTGGGCTGACGAGCAAGATTGGGGCGCGGAATGA
- a CDS encoding type II toxin-antitoxin system PemK/MazF family toxin: protein MNQGDVYWYTFRAPDKRRPVLILTRSSAIPYLTSITVVPITSTIRGIPSQVALTPADGLFNDCAANCDNIQTIQKANLGSFITHLSPAKMRNVRAAIEFALGLDKLV, encoded by the coding sequence ATGAACCAAGGCGATGTGTACTGGTACACTTTTCGCGCGCCCGACAAACGAAGGCCCGTCTTGATCTTAACTCGTAGCTCCGCGATACCCTACCTGACAAGTATTACAGTTGTGCCCATCACATCGACCATTCGGGGTATTCCTTCGCAAGTTGCGCTAACACCCGCCGATGGTCTTTTCAACGATTGTGCTGCTAATTGTGACAATATTCAGACGATTCAAAAAGCTAATCTGGGATCATTCATTACCCACCTGTCTCCCGCCAAAATGCGCAACGTGCGCGCCGCGATCGAGTTTGCCCTGGGTCTTGACAAACTGGTTTGA
- a CDS encoding DegV family protein, with protein sequence MTVAVVVDSTADIPQSTREELGISVVPLTILFGNESFLDGVDMTSDEFYKRLVESNVHPSTSQPSPGLFAETYERLARDHDGIISIHLSGKLSGTLRSAEQAKELVPNIPIRVIDTGSVSLGSGFLGIEAAKMAREGKSLDEIAARVESKIPNIRLWAVLDTLKYLERGGRIGRTRAFLGTLLNVKPMIQVRGEVLPAEQVRTHKKAIARMVELAKAEAPYENLAVLHSVAGPLAEEFANQLAAAGIHPRDQIIVAQLTGVIGVHSGPGLIGVTGIKKA encoded by the coding sequence GTGACAGTTGCAGTGGTGGTTGACAGCACCGCCGACATTCCGCAGTCGACACGCGAAGAGCTCGGAATTTCAGTCGTTCCGCTGACGATCTTGTTCGGCAATGAGTCGTTTCTTGACGGCGTGGACATGACCAGCGACGAGTTCTACAAGCGGCTGGTCGAGAGCAATGTTCACCCTTCGACATCGCAGCCCTCGCCGGGTTTATTCGCGGAAACCTACGAGCGGCTGGCGCGCGACCACGATGGCATTATTTCGATCCATCTGAGCGGCAAGCTGAGCGGCACGCTGCGCTCGGCTGAACAGGCCAAGGAGCTGGTGCCCAACATTCCGATTCGTGTGATCGACACCGGCAGCGTTTCGCTCGGCTCAGGCTTCTTAGGCATCGAGGCGGCGAAGATGGCGCGCGAGGGCAAAAGCCTGGACGAGATCGCGGCGCGGGTCGAGTCGAAGATTCCCAACATTCGGCTCTGGGCGGTGCTGGATACCCTGAAGTACCTTGAGCGCGGCGGGCGAATCGGACGAACCCGCGCGTTTCTAGGGACGCTGCTCAACGTCAAGCCGATGATCCAGGTGCGCGGCGAGGTGCTGCCGGCGGAGCAGGTGCGCACGCATAAAAAGGCGATTGCGCGGATGGTGGAGCTGGCAAAGGCGGAAGCGCCCTACGAGAATCTGGCAGTGCTGCATAGCGTGGCCGGGCCGCTGGCCGAGGAGTTTGCCAATCAGCTTGCCGCCGCCGGCATTCACCCCCGCGATCAGATTATCGTGGCGCAGCTCACGGGCGTGATCGGCGTCCACAGCGGCCCCGGCTTGATCGGCGTCACCGGCATCAAAAAAGCCTAG
- a CDS encoding DegV family protein, with protein sequence MSSIKIVTDSTADIPPAMLRDLDIEVVPLYVNFGEETYRAGIDLTNEQFYRMLHESSTPPTTTAPPTIVFEQTYRRLAQQHDAIISIHISSHLSTAYKAAAQARERLPVSLVRIDVVDSHSASMGMGLTVLAAARMAKEGMPVDEIVRHVHHRVQHTHSVFFVDTIEHLDRSGRVSMASNLLSSMSRIKPLLLIDEGHIVPYERTRTRAKAIDGLYTFVEDFPNVHEVAIMYSTTPEDVEKLLDKLMLIFPRDEVLCAEYGPALGTHLGPGAMGVAAYEG encoded by the coding sequence ATGTCCAGCATTAAAATTGTGACTGATAGCACGGCGGATATTCCTCCCGCTATGCTGCGTGATCTCGACATAGAGGTTGTGCCGCTCTACGTCAATTTTGGCGAGGAAACGTACCGTGCTGGAATCGATCTGACGAACGAGCAGTTTTATCGCATGCTGCACGAGAGCAGCACGCCGCCCACGACGACCGCACCGCCGACGATTGTGTTCGAGCAGACCTACCGGCGGCTGGCGCAGCAGCACGATGCGATCATCTCGATCCATATTTCGAGCCATCTCAGCACGGCGTATAAAGCCGCCGCCCAGGCGCGCGAGCGTCTGCCGGTTTCGCTTGTGCGGATCGATGTGGTCGATAGCCACTCGGCGTCGATGGGCATGGGCCTGACGGTGCTGGCGGCGGCGCGTATGGCGAAAGAGGGCATGCCCGTGGACGAGATCGTCCGCCATGTACATCACCGCGTGCAGCATACCCACAGCGTCTTTTTTGTGGATACGATCGAGCATCTGGATCGATCGGGACGAGTCAGTATGGCCTCGAATCTGCTCAGCTCGATGTCGCGGATCAAGCCGCTGCTGCTGATCGACGAGGGCCATATCGTGCCCTACGAGCGCACCCGCACGCGGGCTAAGGCGATCGACGGCCTGTACACCTTCGTCGAGGACTTTCCGAACGTCCATGAGGTGGCGATCATGTACAGCACGACGCCCGAAGATGTCGAGAAGCTGCTCGATAAGCTGATGCTGATCTTTCCACGCGATGAAGTGCTATGCGCCGAGTATGGCCCGGCGCTGGGCACGCATCTCGGACCAGGCGCGATGGGTGTCGCGGCCTACGAGGGCTAG
- a CDS encoding DAK2 domain-containing protein produces MNQHNGTICDGHMLLHGLQAAAHWLNQHVGDVNALNVFPVPDGDTGTNMHLTLSAAVNDVQAQSSAAAVAEQVYRKALMGARGNSGVILSQIIRGFAEGIGGKPELDGQGLALALRQAAERAYKAVMKPTEGTILTVARVAGEKAMAVAETGADFEQVLEAAVLAADEAVAETPNQLKQLRDAGVVDAGGKGLAIVLQGMLKHTRGEEIKRSEADVGAVAVAFDIDEIHSEDDFGYCTTFLIEGENIPFEEVRATIASMGQSVVVVGDESLVKAHIHIERPGDVLNYAIGFGALTGIEIANMDKQKAAIKDTGMVSADATRAPKESAAAIGVKAVLPTEPVAPIGIVAVAPGQGFVDLFHSLNAGKVITGGQTMNPSTQDLVGAINELPQQEVIILPNNSNILMASRQAQELVDKTVRVIPSKTVPQGMAALLAFNYTEELEANVESMSNALKSVRTLEITTAVRDATVDEKEVRMGQTIGLLDGTLVEAGDDRDQVIDAMLDRVDMEDYEVLTIYYGATTTEEQAQALAERITERYSHLDTVEVQCGGQPFYDFIISAE; encoded by the coding sequence ATGAATCAGCACAACGGTACAATCTGCGACGGGCATATGCTGCTCCATGGGCTGCAAGCCGCCGCGCACTGGCTCAATCAGCACGTCGGCGATGTCAATGCGCTCAATGTCTTTCCGGTGCCCGACGGCGATACCGGCACGAATATGCATCTGACGCTGAGCGCGGCGGTCAATGATGTGCAGGCGCAATCTTCCGCCGCCGCCGTGGCCGAGCAGGTCTATCGCAAGGCGCTGATGGGCGCGCGCGGCAACTCAGGGGTGATTTTGTCGCAGATTATTCGCGGCTTTGCGGAAGGCATCGGCGGCAAGCCGGAGCTTGACGGTCAAGGGCTGGCTCTGGCGCTGCGTCAGGCCGCCGAGCGCGCCTATAAGGCGGTGATGAAGCCGACCGAGGGCACAATCCTGACGGTGGCGCGGGTTGCCGGCGAGAAAGCGATGGCAGTGGCCGAGACTGGCGCGGACTTCGAGCAGGTGCTGGAGGCGGCGGTGCTGGCCGCAGACGAGGCGGTCGCCGAGACGCCCAACCAGCTCAAGCAGCTCCGCGATGCGGGCGTGGTCGATGCTGGCGGCAAGGGGCTGGCGATTGTGCTGCAAGGTATGCTCAAGCATACGCGGGGCGAAGAGATCAAGCGATCCGAGGCCGATGTAGGCGCGGTTGCGGTTGCGTTTGATATTGACGAGATTCATAGCGAAGATGATTTTGGCTATTGCACGACGTTTTTGATCGAAGGTGAAAATATCCCGTTCGAGGAGGTCCGCGCGACAATCGCCAGCATGGGCCAGTCGGTCGTAGTCGTCGGCGACGAGTCGCTGGTCAAGGCGCATATTCACATCGAGCGTCCCGGCGATGTGCTGAACTATGCGATCGGCTTCGGCGCGCTGACCGGCATCGAGATCGCCAATATGGACAAGCAGAAGGCGGCGATCAAAGATACGGGCATGGTTTCCGCCGATGCGACGCGCGCGCCCAAGGAGTCGGCGGCGGCGATCGGCGTGAAAGCGGTGCTGCCGACGGAGCCGGTCGCGCCGATTGGGATCGTGGCGGTCGCGCCCGGCCAGGGCTTCGTCGATCTGTTTCACTCGCTCAACGCGGGCAAGGTCATCACCGGCGGCCAGACGATGAATCCCAGCACCCAGGATCTCGTAGGCGCGATCAACGAGCTGCCGCAGCAGGAGGTGATTATCCTGCCTAACAACTCGAACATTCTGATGGCGTCGCGGCAGGCGCAGGAGCTGGTCGATAAAACCGTGCGGGTGATCCCCTCGAAGACCGTGCCGCAGGGCATGGCCGCGCTGCTGGCGTTCAACTACACCGAAGAGCTGGAGGCCAACGTCGAGTCGATGAGCAACGCGCTCAAGAGCGTTCGGACGCTGGAGATCACTACGGCGGTGCGCGACGCGACGGTCGACGAGAAAGAGGTGCGCATGGGCCAGACGATCGGCCTGCTCGATGGCACGCTGGTCGAGGCCGGCGACGACCGCGATCAGGTGATCGACGCGATGCTGGATCGGGTCGATATGGAAGACTACGAGGTGCTCACGATCTACTACGGCGCGACGACGACCGAGGAGCAGGCGCAGGCCCTAGCGGAGCGCATCACCGAGCGCTACAGTCATCTCGATACGGTTGAAGTACAGTGCGGTGGACAGCCGTTTTATGATTTCATTATCTCGGCGGAATAG
- a CDS encoding Asp23/Gls24 family envelope stress response protein, with amino-acid sequence MSDRKEHPNTRVLPQGVIEVSPRAIASIAAQAVCRSYGVVGMAPANLRDSVVQVLRQEDQHRGIEVHIGKDSIAVDLYVVLEYGTRISEVAQQVIATVTYALNKSLGMPVSTVNVHVQGIRTE; translated from the coding sequence ATGAGCGATCGTAAAGAACATCCAAATACACGTGTGTTGCCCCAGGGCGTGATCGAAGTTTCACCGCGCGCCATCGCCTCGATCGCCGCGCAGGCGGTCTGCCGTTCCTATGGCGTGGTCGGCATGGCACCTGCCAACCTGCGCGATAGCGTGGTTCAGGTGCTCCGTCAAGAAGATCAGCATCGTGGTATTGAGGTGCATATCGGGAAGGATAGCATCGCTGTTGATCTGTATGTTGTGCTGGAATATGGGACTCGTATCTCAGAGGTTGCTCAGCAGGTGATAGCGACCGTGACGTACGCGCTGAACAAATCGCTGGGAATGCCTGTGTCGACGGTGAATGTACATGTCCAGGGCATTCGCACGGAATGA
- the rpmB gene encoding 50S ribosomal protein L28: MAKCAECGKGPSFGNAVSFSNRHTRRRFNPNLQTVTRVQNGKPVKVKLCTRCIRTAVKTR; the protein is encoded by the coding sequence ATGGCTAAATGCGCTGAGTGCGGCAAAGGCCCATCTTTCGGCAACGCGGTCAGCTTCTCGAACCGACACACGCGCCGCCGCTTCAACCCGAACCTGCAAACGGTGACACGGGTGCAAAACGGCAAGCCGGTCAAAGTGAAGCTCTGCACCCGCTGCATCCGAACTGCGGTCAAAACCCGCTAA
- a CDS encoding Cof-type HAD-IIB family hydrolase, whose protein sequence is MHYHLLALDLDGTTVGRDLTVAPDTIAAVAAFQSRGGWVSLATGRNVRTTAIFAEQLGVNGPLICYQGALIKDRRSGEILFHDPVPPDRAAEAVSQLLGAGVYVHAYIDDELYVPWSGREVELYQSFSQVKLVVHVVDDLAAVVAQHPPTKLLFIDEQDKVGPRVAGLQTHFVDRLHVVRSHAHFGELTAPGCTKGRALAQLAARLHIPQQQVAAAGDQFNDLEMLTWAGLGMAVRSAPPEVLAVAQVLIDEPEQAGVAAAIRRYLLADEAAAQHRRRDD, encoded by the coding sequence ATGCACTATCATCTACTGGCTCTGGATCTGGATGGGACGACGGTTGGGCGAGATCTCACGGTAGCGCCCGACACGATCGCGGCGGTGGCGGCCTTTCAGTCGCGCGGCGGCTGGGTGTCGCTGGCGACCGGGCGCAACGTGCGTACGACGGCGATCTTTGCCGAGCAGCTCGGTGTGAACGGTCCGCTGATCTGCTACCAGGGCGCACTGATCAAGGATCGACGATCGGGAGAAATCCTGTTCCACGATCCGGTGCCGCCGGATCGGGCTGCGGAGGCGGTGTCGCAGCTCCTAGGCGCGGGCGTCTACGTCCACGCCTACATCGACGACGAACTCTATGTGCCGTGGTCCGGCAGAGAGGTCGAGCTCTACCAGAGCTTCTCGCAGGTCAAGCTCGTCGTGCATGTGGTCGACGATCTGGCGGCGGTCGTCGCGCAGCATCCGCCGACCAAGCTGCTGTTCATCGACGAGCAGGATAAAGTCGGGCCACGGGTGGCGGGCCTGCAAACGCATTTCGTCGACCGGCTGCATGTGGTGCGGTCGCACGCCCACTTTGGCGAGCTGACCGCTCCCGGCTGTACCAAAGGCCGCGCGCTGGCGCAGCTCGCCGCAAGGCTCCATATTCCGCAGCAGCAGGTGGCGGCGGCGGGCGATCAGTTCAATGATCTGGAGATGCTGACGTGGGCTGGTCTGGGCATGGCCGTGCGCAGCGCGCCGCCGGAGGTGCTGGCGGTCGCGCAAGTGCTGATCGACGAGCCGGAGCAGGCGGGCGTGGCGGCTGCGATCCGGCGCTACCTGCTGGCGGATGAGGCCGCCGCACAGCACCGACGCCGAGATGATTAA
- a CDS encoding CAP domain-containing protein codes for MSSPATLAAPAAQPSADKAQARRTATLQRIVELVNLRRREAGLAPLTVHATLAACAQQYSAVQARQGAINHTGPDGSNPGQRLTRCGYRWRHYGENLAAGYVSAEEVVAAWMASPGHRRNILNGKVREIGLGHTYRASDPGQYYDYYVMELGTRK; via the coding sequence ATGTCGTCACCCGCCACGCTCGCCGCGCCTGCCGCGCAGCCGAGCGCAGACAAGGCACAGGCACGGCGCACTGCGACATTGCAGCGCATCGTAGAGCTGGTGAATCTCCGGCGACGCGAGGCGGGACTCGCGCCGCTCACGGTCCACGCCACGCTGGCGGCGTGCGCACAGCAGTATAGCGCGGTGCAGGCCCGACAAGGCGCGATCAACCATACCGGACCCGACGGCTCGAATCCCGGCCAGCGCCTGACCCGCTGCGGCTATCGCTGGCGGCATTATGGCGAAAATCTGGCGGCAGGCTACGTCAGCGCCGAAGAGGTCGTCGCCGCGTGGATGGCAAGCCCCGGCCACCGTCGTAACATCCTGAACGGCAAAGTTCGAGAGATCGGCCTGGGCCACACCTACCGGGCCAGCGATCCGGGCCAGTACTACGACTACTACGTGATGGAGCTAGGCACGCGCAAGTAA